In Kutzneria kofuensis, the DNA window GAGCTGGAGGACGAGCACCTGGTCGACGACGTCGTCGACGAGGAGCTGACCGAGTCGGAGCGCGAGGCGGCCGCCGAGACGACCGGCCCGGTCGCGGTGTCGGTGATCGCCGCGGCGGAGAAGGCCGTGCAGGAGCGCCGGCTGGCCGGTGAGCTCGCCGAGGACGAGCCGGAGCCGGAGCCGGCGTCCCGGCACAGCCGGGTCGAGGAGCACGAGGACGAGCCGGAGCCCGCCCACGCCTCCGAGCCGGAACCCGCTGCGTCGTCGTTCCAGCCGACGCAGGCGTTCCAGTCGGAGCCGGCGTCGTCGTTCCAGCCGACCCACGCCTTCGAGTCCGAGCCCGCGGCGTCCTCCTTCCAGCCGGTCGAGGCCTTCGACCAGCCCGAGCCCGAACCGGAGCAGGGCGAGGTGCAGCTGGAGGCGCTGGCCGAGCCGATCCGGCTGGACCCGAACCAGTTCGGCAAGCCGATCCCGCCGGGCGCTCTCACCCCGCCCGGCAGCGTGACCCCGCCGGAGCCCGCGGAGTCGACGCCGCTGCCGACCCGCCCGCAGCCGTCGCGCCCGGAGCCGGCCCCGATGGAGGCGGTGGCCCGCCCCCGCTCGCTGTTCGAGCCGGTGCTGGACCCGGACGGCGACGACCCGTACGACGACCTCGACGGCTTCCAGCCGATCCAGGAGCCGACGATCAGGTCGTTCTCGTCCACCGACTCGGTGCCGTTCACCCCGATCCTGGCCCCGGAGCTGCTGGAGGCGGAGAAGCCGCAGCCCCCGGCGTCCACCCCGGCCGGCCTGCCCAAGCGCACGGTGAGCAGTTCGTGGCCGCGCGGCGGCAACGGGCTCGGTGCCGGCCCGCAGCCGTTCGACCCGGCCCCGTTCCGGCCGCGGGCGCAGTTCAGCTCGATGCCGCGCAACACCGACGCGGCCCCGATCCGCCGGCCGTCCAGCGGCGGCCCGCGCACCCCGTTCGGCCCCGGTTCGGCGCTGCCCAAGCCGGACGGCTCGGCCCCGTCGGACGACTACCGGGTCAAGGCCGTGCTCGGCTCGCGGACGTATCACGCGGCCGGCAGCGGCGACTTCGACGGTGTGAAGGCCGAGGTCTGGTTCCGCAGCACCGAGGAGGCGGAGCGGGCCGGCTTCACTCCTGGCGCGTAGCCCACGAAGAAGGCCCCCGGCGAAATCGCCGGGGGCCTTCTTCGTGCGGAACGTCAGTCGGCCGCGACGGTCCAGGTGTCCTTGCCGCGCAGCAGCCCGGCCAGGTCGGCCGGCTTGCTGGCCTTGGCCGCCTCCACCTGGTGCCGGGCCAGGTCGTCGTACGTGGCCCGCTGCACGTTGCGGAACACGCCGGTGACGGTGTGGTCCAGGTTGTGGTGGCCCAGCCGCGACAGCGCGAACGCGTAGGACGGGTCCTCGATGGTGGCGTCGTGCACGACGAGGTTCTCCTCGCCGACCTCGGCCACCTCGACGACCTTGAGCGAGCCCGTCTTCGGGTCGCGGGCCACGCCGTGCTGGCCCTCGGCGCCGAACCGGATCGGCTCGCCGTGCTTGAGCGGCACGAGCCGCTCCTCGCGCTCGCCGGCCTCCTTGAGCACGTCGAACGCACCGTCGTTGAAGATGGGGCAGTTCTGGTAGATCTCGACCAGGGCCGAGCCGCGGTGTTCGGCCGCGGCCCGCAGCACCTCGGTCAGCTGCTTGCGGTCGGAGTCCAGCGCCCGCCCGACGAACGACGCCTCGGCGCCCAGGGCCAGGGAGACCGGGTTGAAGGGGTGGTCCAGCGAGCCCATCGGGGTGGACTTGGTGACCTTGCCCTCCTCGGAGGTGGGCGAGTACTGGCCCTTGGTCAGGCCGTAGATCCGGTTGTTGAACAGCAGGATCTTCAGGTTGACGTTGCGGCGCAGCGCGTGGATCAGGTGGTTGCCGCCGATCGAGAGGGCGTCGCCGTCGCCGGTGACGACCCAGACCGACAGGTCCTCCCGCGAGGTCGCCAGGCCGGTGGCGATGGCGGGGGCGCGGCCGTGGATGGAGTGCATGCCGTAGGTGTTCATGTAGTACGGGAAGCGGCTGGAGCAGCCGATGCCCGACACGAACACGATGTTCTCGCGGCGCAGGCCGAGATCCGGGAGGAAGGACTGGACGGCGGCGAGCACGGCGTAGTCGCCGCAGCCGGGGCACCAGCGGACCTCTTGGTCGGTCTTGTAGTCCTTGGCCGACTGCTTGCCGTCGAAGGTCGGCACCCCGGCGAGTCCGCCCAGGGTCGGGAGCCCGAGGTCGATGGCGGTCACGCGTCCAGTCCCTTCACGAAGTCGATCAGCACGTCCTGGAGTTCCTCGGCCTTGAACGGCAGACCCGCCACCTTGGTGTAGGAGACGGCGTCGACCAGGAACTTGGCCCGGATGAGCATCGCGAGCTGGCCCAGGTTCATCTCCGGGATCACGACCTTGTCGTACCGCCCCAGCACCTCGCCCAGGTTCTTGGGGAACGGGTTGAGGTTGCGCAGGTGCACATGCGCGACGTCCATGCCCAGCCGCCGCACCCGCCGGCAGGCCGCGCCGATCGGCCCGTACGAGGAGCCCCAGCCCAGCACCAGCACCCGCGCGGCCCCGGACGGGTCGTCGACCTCGGCGTCCGGCACGGCGATGCCGTCGATCTTGGCCTGGCGCAGCCGGACCATCTTGTCGTGGTTGTCCGGGTCGTAGGAGATGTTGCCGGTCTTGTCGGCCTTCTCCAGCCCGCCAATGCGGTGCTCCAGCCCCGGCGTGCCCGGCACCGCCCACGGCCGGGCCAGCGTCTCCGGATCCCGCAGATACGGCCAGAACTCCCCCGACCCGTCGGTGGCGTTGGGCTCGGTCGCGAACTCCACACTCAAATCGGGCAGGTCGTCGACGTCGGGGATCAGCCACGGCTCGGAGCCGTTGGCGATGTAGCCGTCCGACAGCAGCAACACCGGCGTGCGATAGGTCAGCGCGATCCGGGTGGCCTCCAGGGCGGCGTCGAAACAGTCGGCCGGCGAGCGGGGGGCGATGATCGGCACCGGGGCCTCGCCGTTGCGGCCGAACATGGCCTGCAGCAGGTCGGCCTGCTCGGTCTTGGTCGGCAGACCGGTCGACGGGCCGCCGCGCTGGATGTCCAGCACGACCAGCGGCATCTCGGTCATCACGGCCAGGCCGATGGTCTCGGACTTCAACGCGATCCCCGGCCCGGAGGTGGAGGTCACCCCCAGCGCGCCGCCGAAGGAGGCGCCCAGGGCGGCGCCGATGCCGGCGATCTCGTCCTCGGCCTGGAACGTGGTCACCCCGAAGTTCTTGTGCTTCGCCAGTTCGTGCAGCACGTCGGAGGCCGGGGTGATCGGGTAGGTGCCGAGGAAGACGGGCAGTTTGGCGCACTGCCCGGCCGCCACGATCCCGTACGCCAGCGCGGTGTTGCCGGTGATCTGCCGATACGTGCCGGTGGCCAGCTTCGCCGGGGCGACCTCGTAGGTCACGGCGAACGACTCGGTGGTCTCGCCGTAGTTCCAGCCGGTGTGAAACGCGAGGATGTTGGCCTCGGCGATGGCCGGGTTCTTGGCGAACTTCTCCCGCAGGAACCGTTCGGTGCCGGCGGTCTCCCGGTGGTACATCCACGACAGCAGACCGAGGGCGAACATGTTCTTGGCGCGTTCGGCGTCCTTCTTCGACAGCCCGGTGGGTTCCAGGGCGGCGCGGGTGATGGAGGCCATCGCGACCTGGTGCACGTTGTACTGCGCCAGGGACTCGTCGTCCAGGGGGTTGGAGGCGTAGCCGACCTTGGTCAGGTTGCGTTTGGTGAACTCGTCGGTGTTGACGATCAGGGTCCCGCCGGCCGGGAGGTCGGCGATGTTGGCCTTGAGCGCGGCGGGGTTCATCGCGACCAGGACGTCGGGGCGGTCGCCGGGGGTGAGGATGTCGTAGTCGGCGAAGTGCAGCTGGAAGCTGGACACGCCGGGCAGCGTGCCCTGGGGCGCGCGGATCTCGGCGGGGAAGTTCGGCAGGGTGGCGAGGTCGTTGCCGAACGCGGCGGCCTCGGAGGTGAACCGGTCGCCGGTGAGTTGCATGCCGTCACCGGAGTCACCGGCGAAACGGATCACAACTCGATCAACCTTGCGGACGTCCGTTGTGCGCGTCCCCCTACCCACGTCAATACTCATGGGCTCGACAGTGCCTTTCTCCTCGGCCGCGTCGCGCCGGCCGGCTGGCGGCGCCGGCCTGGCGCTATTTCACGAGCGTAGTCGTCGGGCTCCGGGTGTTCTCACAGTCTCAGCGAAAACTACTCACCCTGGGCGGGGCGCTCGCACCTGCAGTTAACGGTACTTACCACCAGTAAGATGAGGCCCGACGGTGCGGTGCACGTCACAGAAAAGTTCGTCGGTGTCCGATATGTGGGACACGCCCTCAGTTGCCGCTGATCCGCCGGCGCAGCGCCGCCAGCCGCTCCGCGAACGCCGGTGAGTCGATCGAGGCCAGCTGCGGTCTGATCTCCAGTTCGACCGCGTCGGCGTGGGCGGTGGTCGCCGCCGTCGCCCGCATCGTGCGCTTGGTCGCGATCACCAGCTCCCGCGGCGCCTCCGCCGCCTGGCTGGCCAGCTGCACCGCCCGCTCGACCACGTCGTCGACGACGTCGAGCACCAGTCCCGCCGCCAAGGCCGCCTTCGCGTCGTACACCGAACTGAAGAGCGTCATGGCGGCGGCCTGCTGCGGGCCGACGATCCGCTGCAGCATCCACGTCATGCCGCCGCCCGGGTGAATGCCCAGCTGGAGGAACCGGGCGTCGAACCGCGCCCGCTCGCCCGCGAGTCGGACGTCACAGGCCAGTGCGAGATTCAGGCCCGCACCGACGGCGGCGCCGTTGACCGCGGCGACCGTCGGCAGCGAACAGTTCGCCACCGCGAGGAAGCCGGCATAGATGTCGCGGAGGCCCTGCTCGCGGGCCTCGCCCAGCGCCGTCAGGTCCGCGCCCGCGCAGAACGCCGGCGGCGTGCCCGTGACGACGATCGCGCCGACCTGCTCGTCCGCCTCGCACGCCCGCACCGCCTCGGCCAGTTCGGTGGCCAGCGACAGGTTCAACGCGTTGCGGCGGTCGGGATCGTGCACCGTCAGCACGGCGACCCGGGCCCGCCGGTCGACAAGGATCTGACTCATGGCCGCAGGCTAGTGCTCCGGGGTCGGAGGCCGGTCGAGGAGCGTTGACAGCACCACTGTAGAGATCGTCCGGTCCACGATGTCCAGACCGCGCAGCCGTTCCAGGACCGTTTCCAGGTGGTGGATGTTCGCCGCGCGCAGGTGCACGATCGCGTCCGCCGCACCCGAGACCGTGTAGGCCGCCACCACCTCCGGCAGCGGCTCCAGCCGGCCGCGGATCTCCGACGGCGGGATGTTGCCCCGGCAGTGCACCTCCACGAAGGCCTCCGTGCCCCAGCCCAGCGCCTCCGGGTCGACGACCGCCGTGAAGCCGCGCAGGACGCCCATGTCCAGCAACTTGTCCACGCGGCGCTTCACCGCGGGGGCGCTCAGGCCGACCGCGCCGCCGATCTCCGCGTAGCTCGACCGGGCATCGGTCACCAGGCACGAAACGATTCGCTGGTCGATGGCGTCCATGCGCAACATTCTGCACCATCAGACGCAATGCAGCGGCGTTGATCGATGGTCCTCGCACCACTTACATTTCGATCCATGTCCACCACGCTCGACGCGCCGCTCCCCTCGTCGGAGCAGATCGCCCAGGTCCGGGTGCCGACCACCCGTCGGTACCTGATGTGCCCGCCGGAGTACTTCACCGTCGAGTACTCGATCAATCCGTGGATGGACCCCGAGCGTCCGGTGGACACCCGGGTGGCCGTCGAGCAGTGGACCGCGCTCAAGGAGACGTACGAGGGGCTGGGTCACAAGGTCGAGCTCATCGACCCCGAGCCGGGGCTGCCGGACATGGTGTTCGCCGCCAACTCCGGCACCGTCATCGACGGCGTCGTGCTCGGCTCCCGGTTCCGGGCCGAGCAGCGGGCCGCCGAGGCCGACCACTTCCGGCGGTGGTTCCTGCGCAACGGCTACCGCGACGTCGTCATGCCCACCTGCGTCAACGAGGCCGAGGGCGACTTCGCGTGGACCGGCCGGGTGTTGTTGGCCGGCACCGGGTTCCGCACCGACCCCGGCGCCCACGCCGAGGCCCAGGAGGTGCTCGGCGTTCCCGTCGTGTCGCTGCGCCTCGTCGACCCTCGCTACTACCACCTCGACACCGCGCTGTTCGTGCTCGACGACCGGTCCGCCCGGCCCGAGGTCTGCTACTACCCCGACGCCTTCTCCGCCGGTTCGCAGCGGGTGCTTCGCCACCTCTTCCCCGACGCCGTCATCGCCACCGCCGCCGACGCCGAGTGTCTTGGCCTCAACGGCGTGTCCGACGGCCACAACGTCGTGCTGCCGGTTGAGGCCACCGACCTCGGCGACCGCCTGGCCGCCCGTGGCTACCAGCCCGTCTACGTCGACATCTCCGAGCTCCGCAAGTCCGGCGGCGGCCCCAAGTGCTGCACCATGGAACTCCGGGACTGACCGGCGACTTTCCAGCCTCGCAGGTCCGTTCGCTAAACAGCCGCTGAACTGCTAGAACGGCCGCGCCGTGCGGTGGTCGGCTGTGCCACTGTCTGCCGCCGATTGCCGGGTTTTGCCGGTGGTCGCGGAACATACACGGAACAGAAAGGCCCCCGGCGAAGATCATCGCCGGGGGCCTCAGTATCCAGTCTACCTGCCGAAACATGCCTTGTGCATGGAGCCAGCTGATTGGTCGACCGGTAGCAGCTTGGACCTGCCCTTCGGGGCCACATTCCCCACGTCGAACACCCCGGTCAGGGCTGGCCGTACGTGGTCTGCTGATCTGACCTGGACCGATTACCCCGCTACGTTGTGTCTAAGCGGATGGGACATGGCGGGAGTTAGGCTCATTGCATGAAGCAGCCTGGTGATGTCCCAAATTTTGCGAATGTGATACTTCCTTCGTGGGTGTGGAATTCAAACCCTCGAGGATATTTTTCGGAGGCTGCGTTTGTTGGCAGTAAAGCCAGCTTTGACGAGAACGGTTGGACCGTGTTCGCGAAAGAGAGGGTCGACCCTTCGTTCCCTCCCCTTGTGAATGCTTTTGACATTGCCGAAAGTGGTATGGTGTCGAGATATGAATTTCTGTCTGCCTTGGCGGGAACTGAGACCATTGAAATGTCGTCAGCGACTCGCGAAGTAGGCGAGCGTGAACTAGAGAAGAAAAGACTCCGCGCTGAAAGAGTGGGTGATTTGGTTGACACTCTATCGTACTGGCAGCTCAGTGTTATGCTTGCATCGCGGGAAACTCTAGCTGATGTATGTCGCGACATTTACGGCAAGTTGCTTGAGATACCGCTTGAGGCGAGCCCTGGCGAGGTGGCTTTTCCTAATGCGTCTCTGCATGTTATATCAAAAAACCCTGCTCTCGGCTACAGGTTGGAGCTGATCGCATTTCTGCTGCGCGCGCGGTACGATTATGATGCACGGAAAGGGGATGTATCCCACCTTCACGAGGCGATCAAAAACGGTGAGCTGATCTTTGATAGTTCGAGAGGGTTGAGTGATGGAATAGCGCTGTTTGACGTCTATGTTGGTCCTCTGGTGGGCGCGCTAACGCCTGCGGTATGGTCGATAGTCGCTTTGCGGCCATCTGGCGTGATCTTTTATTCGCTTGGCCGCCTTGTTCGAGGGTTTCGGTCGGACCCTGCCGAGCTTATGCACATGCTACCAGTTCGAGGGAGCGTTGAGACGGTTCCCTTTCCCGTGCTGGGGGACGGTGCTGCTAGGGCGGCCATTCAGTGGTGGACTGAACGAATCGGTAAGCTGCTGTCGATAATCTCGGATCCCGCTGTCTTTACTGATCGTAACGGAATGTATGTGGCGACTAAGCATCTACATGCTGCCCTGACGGTGGAGCAACTCTTCCGGCGGGTTACCTCGATACAAGTTGCGCATAGAGATGCTAACGCTCGCCGCGTCCTTTTCTTCTCGGTCCTTGACACAATAGACCGTCTGACCGGTCATGATATTGAATATACATGCTCGCTTGCAAACGCCAGGCGGGCATACGAAAGAGTTGAGGGTGCTATTC includes these proteins:
- a CDS encoding sunset domain-containing protein; the protein is MWVFGQVWLLCLLAFVIGAGLDHVLFTRPLRKQVRQLEIQLAKAKRADAMPPPQPSVETDAERTGIVDEHPPPSPSWDPDRLPSWEREQPAESPRTLVAPTPEQDLGYAQPYEPEPIEPAKSFELGTSFEPAGHDHHAEHEHEAEPEPVKTPEPAPEPEPVAQHEPEPAPEQPQPPADEQPTQIHAPIPAAPPIPNPSPAEMTAAINRVIGEANAAETTSILPPARDDHEDMELADHGPATQAHGQLAHAPADELEDEHLVDDVVDEELTESEREAAAETTGPVAVSVIAAAEKAVQERRLAGELAEDEPEPEPASRHSRVEEHEDEPEPAHASEPEPAASSFQPTQAFQSEPASSFQPTHAFESEPAASSFQPVEAFDQPEPEPEQGEVQLEALAEPIRLDPNQFGKPIPPGALTPPGSVTPPEPAESTPLPTRPQPSRPEPAPMEAVARPRSLFEPVLDPDGDDPYDDLDGFQPIQEPTIRSFSSTDSVPFTPILAPELLEAEKPQPPASTPAGLPKRTVSSSWPRGGNGLGAGPQPFDPAPFRPRAQFSSMPRNTDAAPIRRPSSGGPRTPFGPGSALPKPDGSAPSDDYRVKAVLGSRTYHAAGSGDFDGVKAEVWFRSTEEAERAGFTPGA
- a CDS encoding 2-oxoacid:ferredoxin oxidoreductase subunit beta; the protein is MTAIDLGLPTLGGLAGVPTFDGKQSAKDYKTDQEVRWCPGCGDYAVLAAVQSFLPDLGLRRENIVFVSGIGCSSRFPYYMNTYGMHSIHGRAPAIATGLATSREDLSVWVVTGDGDALSIGGNHLIHALRRNVNLKILLFNNRIYGLTKGQYSPTSEEGKVTKSTPMGSLDHPFNPVSLALGAEASFVGRALDSDRKQLTEVLRAAAEHRGSALVEIYQNCPIFNDGAFDVLKEAGEREERLVPLKHGEPIRFGAEGQHGVARDPKTGSLKVVEVAEVGEENLVVHDATIEDPSYAFALSRLGHHNLDHTVTGVFRNVQRATYDDLARHQVEAAKASKPADLAGLLRGKDTWTVAAD
- a CDS encoding 2-oxoacid:acceptor oxidoreductase subunit alpha, with translation MSIDVGRGTRTTDVRKVDRVVIRFAGDSGDGMQLTGDRFTSEAAAFGNDLATLPNFPAEIRAPQGTLPGVSSFQLHFADYDILTPGDRPDVLVAMNPAALKANIADLPAGGTLIVNTDEFTKRNLTKVGYASNPLDDESLAQYNVHQVAMASITRAALEPTGLSKKDAERAKNMFALGLLSWMYHRETAGTERFLREKFAKNPAIAEANILAFHTGWNYGETTESFAVTYEVAPAKLATGTYRQITGNTALAYGIVAAGQCAKLPVFLGTYPITPASDVLHELAKHKNFGVTTFQAEDEIAGIGAALGASFGGALGVTSTSGPGIALKSETIGLAVMTEMPLVVLDIQRGGPSTGLPTKTEQADLLQAMFGRNGEAPVPIIAPRSPADCFDAALEATRIALTYRTPVLLLSDGYIANGSEPWLIPDVDDLPDLSVEFATEPNATDGSGEFWPYLRDPETLARPWAVPGTPGLEHRIGGLEKADKTGNISYDPDNHDKMVRLRQAKIDGIAVPDAEVDDPSGAARVLVLGWGSSYGPIGAACRRVRRLGMDVAHVHLRNLNPFPKNLGEVLGRYDKVVIPEMNLGQLAMLIRAKFLVDAVSYTKVAGLPFKAEELQDVLIDFVKGLDA
- a CDS encoding enoyl-CoA hydratase, producing the protein MSQILVDRRARVAVLTVHDPDRRNALNLSLATELAEAVRACEADEQVGAIVVTGTPPAFCAGADLTALGEAREQGLRDIYAGFLAVANCSLPTVAAVNGAAVGAGLNLALACDVRLAGERARFDARFLQLGIHPGGGMTWMLQRIVGPQQAAAMTLFSSVYDAKAALAAGLVLDVVDDVVERAVQLASQAAEAPRELVIATKRTMRATAATTAHADAVELEIRPQLASIDSPAFAERLAALRRRISGN
- a CDS encoding Lrp/AsnC family transcriptional regulator; the encoded protein is MDAIDQRIVSCLVTDARSSYAEIGGAVGLSAPAVKRRVDKLLDMGVLRGFTAVVDPEALGWGTEAFVEVHCRGNIPPSEIRGRLEPLPEVVAAYTVSGAADAIVHLRAANIHHLETVLERLRGLDIVDRTISTVVLSTLLDRPPTPEH
- the ddaH gene encoding dimethylargininase, yielding MSTTLDAPLPSSEQIAQVRVPTTRRYLMCPPEYFTVEYSINPWMDPERPVDTRVAVEQWTALKETYEGLGHKVELIDPEPGLPDMVFAANSGTVIDGVVLGSRFRAEQRAAEADHFRRWFLRNGYRDVVMPTCVNEAEGDFAWTGRVLLAGTGFRTDPGAHAEAQEVLGVPVVSLRLVDPRYYHLDTALFVLDDRSARPEVCYYPDAFSAGSQRVLRHLFPDAVIATAADAECLGLNGVSDGHNVVLPVEATDLGDRLAARGYQPVYVDISELRKSGGGPKCCTMELRD